One window of the Methanomicrobia archaeon genome contains the following:
- a CDS encoding ABC transporter ATP-binding protein, translated as MLSIEKLNVLYDKVQVLWDVSFRVNAGEVVTLLGSNGAGKSTTVKTIQGLLKPRSGSIKLFDMQIDGIPAYKIVGEGIALVPEGREIFPKMSVLENLVLGAYVPRARELQNDSLDWVFALFPKLAERKKQLAGTMSGGEQQMLAIARALMSKPALLMLDEPSLGLAPVVVLQVFEIIQKLKEEQVTVLLVEQNIHHALEISDRAYIMEKGQIILEGKGSDLLNNHYVREAYLGM; from the coding sequence ATGCTCAGCATAGAGAAACTGAATGTTTTGTACGATAAGGTGCAGGTGCTCTGGGACGTCTCCTTCCGCGTGAATGCGGGTGAGGTAGTGACGCTGCTCGGCTCGAACGGTGCAGGGAAGTCGACCACGGTAAAGACGATCCAGGGCTTACTCAAACCACGTTCGGGTAGCATTAAGCTGTTTGATATGCAGATCGATGGAATTCCAGCGTATAAGATCGTGGGTGAAGGAATCGCGCTTGTTCCCGAGGGTCGCGAGATATTCCCGAAGATGAGCGTGCTCGAGAACCTCGTGCTCGGCGCTTATGTGCCACGCGCTCGTGAGCTGCAGAACGACTCCCTGGACTGGGTCTTCGCGCTCTTCCCGAAGCTCGCGGAACGTAAAAAACAGCTCGCCGGTACGATGAGCGGTGGTGAGCAGCAGATGCTCGCGATCGCACGCGCATTGATGTCAAAGCCAGCGCTACTGATGCTTGACGAGCCTTCGCTCGGGCTCGCGCCGGTGGTCGTCTTACAGGTCTTCGAGATCATTCAGAAACTGAAAGAGGAACAGGTCACGGTACTGCTCGTTGAGCAGAACATCCATCATGCGCTCGAGATCTCAGACCGTGCATATATCATGGAAAAGGGGCAGATCATCCTCGAAGGTAAGGGCTCAGATCTGCTCAATAACCATTACGTGAGAGAAGCCTATCTGGGCATGTGA
- a CDS encoding ABC transporter ATP-binding protein, with amino-acid sequence MLSIQKVSKHFAGITAIKDVSFEIERNAIVGLVGPNGAGKSTLLNVVSGVYPPSSGSIFFDGSEITNLSPNMVCKLGIAKTFQLVRSFPELTALQNVTVGALFGDSVNLSMSEAREKAAAKLEFAGYPQEKIHYPVKNLNVVELKRIQLARALATEPKLLLLDEVTTGLNPRESNAAISLIQKIREAGITILMVEHVMRVIMNVSDRIVVLHHGEKIAEGTPVEIAKDEKVISSYLGEKTYM; translated from the coding sequence ATGCTCTCGATACAGAAGGTAAGCAAGCACTTTGCCGGGATTACCGCAATCAAGGACGTCAGCTTTGAGATCGAGCGAAATGCGATCGTCGGGCTCGTCGGGCCGAACGGCGCGGGCAAATCCACGCTCCTCAATGTCGTCAGCGGTGTCTACCCGCCCAGCTCGGGCTCGATCTTCTTCGACGGCAGCGAGATCACCAACCTGAGCCCCAATATGGTCTGCAAGCTCGGGATTGCGAAGACCTTTCAGCTCGTCCGGTCCTTCCCCGAGTTGACCGCACTGCAGAACGTGACCGTCGGTGCGCTGTTCGGTGATTCCGTGAACCTCAGCATGTCCGAGGCGCGTGAGAAGGCTGCGGCGAAGCTCGAATTCGCCGGCTACCCCCAGGAGAAGATCCATTACCCGGTCAAGAACCTGAATGTGGTGGAGCTGAAACGGATTCAGCTCGCACGCGCACTTGCAACGGAGCCGAAGCTGCTCCTGCTCGACGAGGTGACCACCGGGCTGAATCCGCGCGAGAGCAACGCTGCCATCTCGCTGATCCAGAAGATACGTGAGGCCGGGATCACGATCCTCATGGTAGAGCACGTGATGCGGGTGATTATGAACGTCTCAGACCGGATCGTTGTCCTGCATCACGGTGAGAAGATCGCCGAGGGCACGCCAGTGGAGATCGCGAAGGATGAGAAGGTCATCAGCTCTTACCTCGGCGAGAAGACCTATATGTGA